ACAATGTATTATCAGCTATTTGCAGAAAACGGGATCAATCACCCAACCAAACTGCCATCACTTTGAAAGGAATTGAAAATATTGATGGTACTCTCAAGGTTGTTGATCCTCAAAAAACAGCTAATTTTAACCTCTCTTGTGCGGGTACTTCTGTTGCAGGAGCGCAAATTTCCGGTCAATGCCGCAAGATGAATGGTCAATTTGTACAAACTGCTACAAGCATCAATGGAATCGAAAACATTGATGGAGTACTAAAATACACAAGTAGCCCATCTTGATCTTGTAGTAGCGTGGCAAGCCTAAAATTATGTGATAGATAAAGGCTCGTAGTAGCGCCTTAGCATGAAAAAACCATAAATCTAATGCACTCTACTAGTATGTCAAGGCTATTAGAGTGCATTATGCTTTGACTAACGCACCTTGTTTATTGTCAGAGCGATCGCTATTTTTTTGATGATGTGTAGAGCGATCGCTCTTCTTAGCCAAGGAAGTGCGATGGCCCATTATAAAATCTGTTAGTTAGCAGATGTATGAATTTGGTCATTTGCCCGCGCTTTGCGCCTTTTTCTTAAATTCAAATTTTACATCAGTTAGTTTTTCCGATACAACCCATAGTTTTTTGGCGATCGCTTTGTCTTTGGATAATTCGTTCGTTTCGACTTTTATTGGATAGCCGCGCATCTCCATAAACCCATTGGGGCCGAAATATTCTGCGCCTTTTAAGCCTGTTTCGATTGCCGCCCGCAGAGTTGGTAATGCGCCCATCGTGATGTCTTGGGCAAGGATGCCGTTGAGATATGTCACAATGCCACCCGCAGTTCTCTGCAATTCGGTTGCTGTCCAGCCCGGATGCGAGGCGGTTACAAGTGTGTCGATACCGTTATCTTTTAGTTTTCGGTCGAGTTCGTAGGTAAAAAAGATGTTGGCAAGTTTGCTGTCGCCGTAGGCTTTCCATTTGGCATAACTTCTCTTTTCCCAATTCAAATCATCAAAATCTATTTTGCCCATACTATGTGCGCCGCTCGAAACATTGACAATTCGTGAGCCTTCGGTACCGATCAAAAGTTCCAAAAGCTGTCCCGTCAAAGCAAAATGTCCGAGATGATTAGTGCCGAACTGCAATTCAAAACCGTCCGTCGTTTTTGAATACGGCGGAATCATCACACCCGCATTATTAATCAGTAAATCCAGACGCAAATAATTTTTCTGAAAGTTTTCAGCGAAATTTTTAACTGATGCTAAATTCGCCAAATCAAGTTCCATCACCTTTACGTCGGCATCTTGATTCTGTTGAAGAATTTTTGCCAATGCCTTGTTTCCTTTGTCCAAATTGCGAACCGCAATGATTACAGACGCTTGTTTATTAGCTAAAACCCGCGCTGTTTCATAACCGATGCCGCTACTCGAACCCGTTACAATTGCTACTCTTCCTTTTTGACTCGGAATATTTTCCACGTTCCATTTTTGATTTTTCATTTTATTTACTCCTACTTAATTAATCGAATGTTCATTTAATTAACTATCAAAAAAAGAATTAATTCGTTATTGCATCCCACGCAATTTTATAGGTGGTTTCTAACATTTTTTCGTCCAAAATCAAAGCACCACTAAAATGCTCTTTTATCAATCCAGTCAGAGGCGCAAAGGTAAAAGCGGTAAAAATTTCCAGGGGAATATCCTTAAAAACTTTCTCCTCTTTACCGCGATTGAACAAATCTAGCATTGGCTTGAAATAGCTCAAAGTTTCATCTTTGCAAATGCGGTCAACCATCGGTGAATTAGCAAATTGCTCCGTAAAAGCAAATCTGACCGGATTTTTAATCGCGTATTGATAATAATTATTCCAGATAATTTTAAAGGCTTTTTCCACCGATAGGTTCTGGTTGACACCTTTCAAAATTTCTGCACTCATTTCCTGCTTCACGAACAAATATATTTTATTGAGAAGGTTTTCTTTGTTTTCAAAATAGACATATATCGTCGCGGGCGAAACATTCGCGGTTTTGGCAATTTTCGACATCGAAGTATCAGCAAAACCATTTGCAGTAATCAGTTCGATTGCCGCATCACAGATTGCTTGATTTTTTTTGTCGTCTTTGTGCCTCATAAATTCTATAATAAACGAACATTCGGTTATTGTCCAGTGAATAATTTTAGTGCAATTTAAAGGACTATTAGCTTAACAGACTTGTACTGAGCGCAGTCGAAGTACAAGTCTGTTACCACTTCCCTACGGGACGCTACGCGAACGCGGAAGCAAGCTACGCTATATTTAACGTGAGTGTCCAACGGACACTCACATTAATTTATGTAAATTACGCATAGTTTCATCCCAAATGCAATAGTTAGGGAAAAACACCCTGATAGCATTTGTCAGAAGTTAGTGTGTTTAAGTTGAAGCGATCGCTTCGAGATGAGCATTTGGGATACTGGACTACCAGAGCTACTATCTGTAGGGTAACTAAATGTACAGCGACACAGAGAAAATATGGCGCATAGTACAGGAGTATAGAACATATTTTATAGTAACTATGGCGTAAACTTTTTCAACATAGATACACGACACTAGTTATAATTTCCTATAAGTTGAAAAAACTCTTAAGATTTAGCGTAATCAATACGCTTTTCTCAGACCGACTAGCTGACAACCACATTAGGAGGACTATCTATGGCGCTTGTACCACTGCGGCTGCTGTTGGATCACGCAGCTGAAAACGGTTACGGCATCCCAGCTTTTAACGTTAACAATTTAGAGCAGATTCAGGCAATCCTGAAGGCTGCTGTCGAGACAGATAGCCCCGTAATTTTGCAAGCTTCTCGTGGCGCTCGTGCTTATGCAGGAGAAAACTTCTTGCGCCACCTGATTTTGGCGGCGGTAGAAACCTATCCTCATATTCCCATTGTCATGCACCAAGATCATGGGAATGCTCCCGCTACCTGCTACTCAGCAATTAAGAACAACTTCACCAGCGTCATGATGGATGGTTCTTTAGAAGCTGATGCTAAAACCCCCGCTAGCTTTGAATACAACGTCAATGTTACCCGCGAAGTTGTCAACGTAGCTCATGCTTTGGGTGTCAGCGTTGAAGGTGAACTCGGTTGTTTGGGTTCTCTAGAAACTGGTGCTGGCGAAGCTGAAGATGGTCATGGGTTTGAAGGTACACTCGACCATTCACAACTGTTAACTGATCCCGATGAAGCTGTTGACTTTGTAGAAGCAACCCAAGTAGATGCTTTGGCTGTTGCCATTGGCACAAGCCACGGTGCTTACAAGTTTACCCGCAAGCCGACTGGTGAAATTTTGGCCATCAGCCGCATTGAAGAAATTCACCGCCGTCTGCCTAACACCCACTTGGTAATGCACGGTTCCTCTTCTGTACCAGAAGATTTGCTTGCACTGATTAACCAGTATGGTGGTGCAATTCCTGAAACCTACGGTGTACCTGTAGAAGAAATCCAAAAAGGTATTAAGAGTGGTGTACGCAAAGTAAACATCGACACCGACAACCGTTTGGCTATTACTGCTGCTGTCCGTGAAGCTTTGGCTAAAAAACCAGAGGAGTTTGACCCCCGTCACTTCCTCAAGCCTTCTATTACATACATGCAGAAGGTTTGTGCTGAACGCTATCAACAATTTGGCACAGCCGGCAACGCAAGCAAGATTAAACAAATTTCTTTGGAAGATTTTGCTGCTAAGTATGCTAAAGGTGAACTTAACGTTGTCACCAAAGCTGCTGCTAAAGTTTAATTTTGACAACAAATAAATAGGGGCAGGGTGCTACTATGCCCCTAAAAAACTTAGTATTTTAATGTTGTCAGAAACCGGGTAAACACCCGGTTTTTTATTTTATTCGTTAGGGCTGGGCATTGGGCATTGGGTATTAGTTCTTTCTTCCCCTACTCCCCCTACTCCCCACTCCCCACTCCCTAGAACACCCGATGCTGTAAAGAGGGCATTTGACGACGGACTTGTTCGAGCCTAGTAGGTTTGATTTCTGCGATCGCAATTCCCGGTTTTTCTCCAGCATCGGCTAAAATTACACCCCAGGGGTCAATAATCACGGCGTGTCCGTGAGTTAATCGACGGGCGTAGTTGTTCCCTGTTTGGGCAGGAGCAATGACGTAGGCGGTATTTTCGATGGCTCTGGCTTGTAGTAGCACTTGCCAGTGGTCTTTGCCAGTAAAGGCGGTAAAGGCAGCAGGAATAAAGATAACATCAGCCCCCTTGTCTGCCAAATGACGGTACAGTTCCGGGAACCGGACATCATAACAAATAGAAAGCCCTAAATTACCGAGTTTTTCTGAAAAATACACCGGGGGTAGTTGCGTACCAGCTACAACAGTGCTGGATTCGCGGTAAGTGTTACCGTCGGGGACATCGACATCAAATAGATGTACTTTGTAGTAACGGGCAAGTTCTTGACCGCTTGGATCGATCAGTAAAGTGGTGTTATAAACTTTGCCTGTATTGTCTACAGGAAGTGGAAAGCTGCCGCCCAAGATCGTAATTTGAAAGCGTTGAGCCATTTTTTTGAGAAATTTTTCACTTTCAAGAGCGATCGCATCTCCTTGTGCAAGTTTATCTTTTTCTTCTCCCATATAGGAAAAGTTTTCTGGCAAGCCTACCAATTCAGCACCTTGACGCACGGCAAGCTCGATTAATTCTTCTGCCTGAGTCAAATTTTTGTGTAGATTGGACACACTTGTCAATTGAATAGCGGCGGCTAAATAAGACTTCATAGATTCAACAACGAACAGTTGATTTATGGAAGATAGATTATCAAAATATATCGCTACTTCAACATCTATGGAACTTAATTAGAAATACTTCTGCCAAGATTTTCTTTAACAGACTTGTTTTATTGCTGATTTAAATATTATTTTTGGTTCTGATGTCAGGGAGTTGTTTTTGAGATAGAAATCCCTAAAAATCTTCTTAAACTCTATAAAACGGTTAAGTAAGTGGGTGTGAAAATTTATAACTATGTCATTGCGAACGGAGCGTAAAGCCTTCGGCATAGCTTCGCTTAACGCGGTAGCGTCTCGTAGAGATAGCTAAGTGAAGCATAAGTCCTTCGGACACGCTTCGCGAACGCAAGAGTTTAGGCAATTTTATATTTCGTTACATAGTTAGGTTTATTTGAGCCAACCTACTTATAAAACCCCTGCACCTTGTACCTGGTAAACCCAGTCGGTGACAAGTTGATACAAATATAAACAAGTTGAAGAAACGAGAAATTCGCGCATCTCAAACTTGTTTATAAAAATTAACCTAAAGTGAGAACAACGTCGATAACTCAAGAGGATTTTATTGCCGATTGAGTTTCAAAGATACTTTTCGAGAGTGGAAGCTAATGTACTTTTAGGTACAGCACCCACCACCATATCGACTTTTTGTCCACCCTTAAAAATCATTAATGTGGGAATGCTGCGGATGCCATACTGACTAGCAACATTAGGATTTTCATCTGTATTGACTTTGACGACCTTGATTTGACCTTTGTACTGTTCGGAGATTTCATCAACAACAGGGGCTACCATACGGCATGGTCCGCACCAGGGTGCCCAAAAGTCAACTAAAACGGGTACATCGCTGTCGAGTACTTCTTGCTTGAAACTAGAATCGGTAACTTGTGCGGCTGTTGACATGCCTAAAACCTTCGCCAATAATATCTGAGCTTGGTGAAAATTCTACCATAGCAAAAACCTCAGCCTAGAAGTGCGAGGATGTACATTTGCAAAGAAGCTCTAGAATTTATTTACAATACATAAGGAACCGCCCGAACAATAGTCCGGGCGGAGTGTGGTGTGAGGAGTGAACGGAAACATGCGTCTCCGCTATCTCTATTGTAGGCGACATATCGAGTTTTTCGAGCAATTGTTTGGAGGCTGGAAAAATTTATTGAAGGATTGGGAATTGGGAATTGGGCATTGGGCATTGGGGAAGAAACTTGTTAAATAATTCCCCCCATCTCCCTCATCTCCCTTGTCCCCGACTGCCCCATGCCCAAATTTTATTTCCCCATACCTAATTGTTGAGCTTTTTGGTAAACTTTACCCTCTGTTAATAAAGAAGGCGCAATTACAACTTCTACTTGCTGCATTTCTTTAATATTTTTGGCTCCTAAAGTACCCATACTTGTCTTTAAGGCTCCTAAAAGATTGTGAGTGCCATCATCTAACCCTGCTGGGCCAATGAGTATTTGCTCTAGGGTACCAGTGGTGGCAACGCGAATGCGAGTACCACGAGGCAACACCGGGCTGGGAGTAGCCATACCCCAGTGATAACCCCGTCCTGGGGCTTCAGCGGCTCTAGCAAAGGGAGAACCAATCATCACACCATCGGCACCACAAGCGATGCATTTACAAATGTCGCCGCCAGTAATTAAACCGCCATCAGCAATAATGGGGATATAGTTGCCAGTTTCCTTGTAGTAATCATCTCGTGCTGCGGCACAGTCTGCGATCGCAGTTGCCTGTGGCACACCCACACCCAACACGCCACGGGAGGTACAAGCTGCACCAGGGCCAATTCCTACCAGTACCCCAGCCGCCCCAGCTTTCAACAAATTCAACGTCACTTCGTAAGTCACGCAATTCCCCAACACCACGGGGATGGGCATGGAACGACAAAATTCTGCTAAATCAAGTGGTACTAAAGATTCTGGTGACAGATGTGCAGTAGAAACTACCGTAGCTTGCACAAAAAATAAATCCGCCCCAGCTTTGGCCACCGCCTCACCATATTTACTTGCACCGGCTGGAGTTGCGCTTACCGCCGCAATGCCACCTTGTTGTTTAATTTCCTGAATACGTTGTTCAATTAATTCTGGCTTTATTGGTTCGGCATAGAGTTCTTGCATTAGGGAGACAAATTCATCTTTCCCCACAGAAGCAATCCGATCTAATATTGGCTCTGGGTCAACGTAGCGAGTGTGAATCCCTTCTAAATTGAGGACACCTAATGCTCCTAACTGTGACAAACGTACAGCCATGCGAACATCTACTACGCCATCCATCGCACTAGCAATTATCGGGATTTCTCGCTCAATATTGCCAATCCGCCACTTAGTATCTGCCAAACTGGGGTCTAGTGTTCTGTTACCAGGGACTAGAGCAATTTCGTCTATTCCGTAAGCTCTGCGAGCTATTTTTCCCCGCCCAAGTTGAATTTCCACGCTTTAACTTTTTTTCAAATCTGTTTAAGCTAGGGTATCAAATTGTGAGATAAGTTGGGGTGTTTTTTTTCCTGAACTACACAGGTAAATTCTAGTTACCCAAGTTGCTGCTCGAAATTTTAATGAACGTAATGTATTTACCAATCAACTAAATGAGCAAAAATTGTTAATCGGTTTTTATACTGTGTTGTTTGAGGGTTAGTGTTGCGCTAATTTTTCAGTAATTGTAGTTTCATGTGTCTGTTATTACCTTAGTTAGGATTGCCATTATTAGCATTATATTAATCGTCTTAACTTGCCTATATTGAGTTAAGTCAAGATCGTACAAATTCCCACTGATGATTTACCTTTTATTTTTAGCGGCATCCACACCAGTGTAACCAGTTGCTAACCAAAGTATGGCTCTCGCTCCATCGCGGATAGATTTTTCGATAGATTCAGGGGGTTTTTCTGAAGGAACTGGCACAGGTTTTAAATAAATACCTCGACTACCCAAAATAATTTCGCCGATGACACAAGCCCGGCGCATGTGGAAGTCTGAAGTAATCAAATAAATGCTCTTGATGCCGCGAGCTTGCAAATCATCCACTAACGTAGTAAAATTAGTAACTGTATCTACGGCTTCATAGTCCAAGTGTAAACGTTTGGGATCAACACCAGCTTTGGTAAATACTCGTTGGGTGAATTTAGGTGGACTACCACCAGTAATCCAAATTGGTATATTTGGATGCTGGCGGACAAATTCAGCCGTAAACTTCTCTCGCTCTAAACGTCTCGTTGAACCACCCAACACTACAACTGCTTGCGGCTGTACAAATTGGTTTTGTACTTCTTTGTATCCCCACCAGATGATTAGTGGTAGAACAAAAGCCATAAAACGAAAAGATTTACCTGTAAACAGTAGCTTATTCAAGGCTCGATAACTTTTTTTACTGAGTCCAAACTTTCCTCTAGCTAGAAGAAAAACAATAATTGATAGTAGAGTAGCAAACTCCTCCTAAAACTGCCCAAATTTATATTTGGGTGATTTTCGTTTTTCAGCGCGATGAAGTCGTGCTTGAAGTTTTTCCTCTAATTGATGGATTATCCTAACCTGTATTGGAGAATCCATCAAAGGGGTCTAGCATTTTGGTGGATAACCCAATTTAGTAGAGACGTAAAGTCTTGCGCCTCTACACGCTGTATTTAATATAGTGAGACTATTGGTCAATTCATGATGGGTTAGACCCCTCACCCCTAAAACTCTAGTTTAGCCTTGCTTTCCCGCCCTGCAATGAATTGCGGGATAATAGCTAAAGTGCGTTGAAACGCACTAAAATTAAAGAAATTAAGATATGGCAATCCGATTTGATTTCTGAAATTATTTGCGTAGGCTGGGAGTGGGGAATAGGTTAAGAAGCCTCTTTGAGTTGTACTGAGTTTTTTCAAAAATCAAATATGAGTCCTATAGATTGAGGTTGAAGATTTAGATACCCGATCAATTTGCCAAGAGTCTCATATAATTCAATACAGCTTAGTTAAGCCCAAATCCTTTGGTAAAGATATGTTAGCGTATCACGTCTCTACAGACCAAAAATCCTTAACCGAACTGTATTATCATATAATTGGCATCTATTCTACTCGCTAGTTGCTGTTTCTAGCCAAACTTCCACATCATCCGCTAGCAACTTCTGTGCAGCATCCATCATTGATGTTGCTATGTCTTTGAGGTCTTCACGGTTGTTTAAGTAAGTTTTTAAAGCTTCCATTGGGTCGATGCTGCTACTTGCACTCAATTCAGGAATCCGGGGTCTGGCTAATTGACTGACTAATTCTGCTTGAATGGTGTAGGTATGAGCGGGACTTAAAGCGGTATGTAGAGAGGAACTATCAATCAAATCCATCTGTTCGGAGCGGAGTTTGTAAATTAGTCGCACTACGGCATCTTGAATATCATACTTAGCGATCGCTTTCATTAACACCCCTTGCGGATCGTCAGCTTTCGAGATATCCACCTCAATGGTGCGGAAAGTCCGAACTGTTAACGGACAAAATTCCCATTCAGCCTTCCCCCGCTCTAATTCCAGCATCACATAGCCT
This genomic interval from Nostoc sp. KVJ3 contains the following:
- a CDS encoding TetR/AcrR family transcriptional regulator, with translation MRHKDDKKNQAICDAAIELITANGFADTSMSKIAKTANVSPATIYVYFENKENLLNKIYLFVKQEMSAEILKGVNQNLSVEKAFKIIWNNYYQYAIKNPVRFAFTEQFANSPMVDRICKDETLSYFKPMLDLFNRGKEEKVFKDIPLEIFTAFTFAPLTGLIKEHFSGALILDEKMLETTYKIAWDAITN
- a CDS encoding CVNH domain-containing protein, whose product is MKLGKLINAIAALIFVFSVALIASPLTAVAAPSSYQQTCSDISLRDNVLSAICRKRDQSPNQTAITLKGIENIDGTLKVVDPQKTANFNLSCAGTSVAGAQISGQCRKMNGQFVQTATSINGIENIDGVLKYTSSPS
- the fba gene encoding class II fructose-bisphosphate aldolase (catalyzes the reversible aldol condensation of dihydroxyacetonephosphate and glyceraldehyde 3-phosphate in the Calvin cycle, glycolysis, and/or gluconeogenesis) translates to MALVPLRLLLDHAAENGYGIPAFNVNNLEQIQAILKAAVETDSPVILQASRGARAYAGENFLRHLILAAVETYPHIPIVMHQDHGNAPATCYSAIKNNFTSVMMDGSLEADAKTPASFEYNVNVTREVVNVAHALGVSVEGELGCLGSLETGAGEAEDGHGFEGTLDHSQLLTDPDEAVDFVEATQVDALAVAIGTSHGAYKFTRKPTGEILAISRIEEIHRRLPNTHLVMHGSSSVPEDLLALINQYGGAIPETYGVPVEEIQKGIKSGVRKVNIDTDNRLAITAAVREALAKKPEEFDPRHFLKPSITYMQKVCAERYQQFGTAGNASKIKQISLEDFAAKYAKGELNVVTKAAAKV
- the trxA gene encoding thioredoxin, with translation MSTAAQVTDSSFKQEVLDSDVPVLVDFWAPWCGPCRMVAPVVDEISEQYKGQIKVVKVNTDENPNVASQYGIRSIPTLMIFKGGQKVDMVVGAVPKSTLASTLEKYL
- a CDS encoding SDR family NAD(P)-dependent oxidoreductase; this encodes MKNQKWNVENIPSQKGRVAIVTGSSSGIGYETARVLANKQASVIIAVRNLDKGNKALAKILQQNQDADVKVMELDLANLASVKNFAENFQKNYLRLDLLINNAGVMIPPYSKTTDGFELQFGTNHLGHFALTGQLLELLIGTEGSRIVNVSSGAHSMGKIDFDDLNWEKRSYAKWKAYGDSKLANIFFTYELDRKLKDNGIDTLVTASHPGWTATELQRTAGGIVTYLNGILAQDITMGALPTLRAAIETGLKGAEYFGPNGFMEMRGYPIKVETNELSKDKAIAKKLWVVSEKLTDVKFEFKKKAQSAGK
- a CDS encoding GuaB3 family IMP dehydrogenase-related protein, whose amino-acid sequence is MEIQLGRGKIARRAYGIDEIALVPGNRTLDPSLADTKWRIGNIEREIPIIASAMDGVVDVRMAVRLSQLGALGVLNLEGIHTRYVDPEPILDRIASVGKDEFVSLMQELYAEPIKPELIEQRIQEIKQQGGIAAVSATPAGASKYGEAVAKAGADLFFVQATVVSTAHLSPESLVPLDLAEFCRSMPIPVVLGNCVTYEVTLNLLKAGAAGVLVGIGPGAACTSRGVLGVGVPQATAIADCAAARDDYYKETGNYIPIIADGGLITGGDICKCIACGADGVMIGSPFARAAEAPGRGYHWGMATPSPVLPRGTRIRVATTGTLEQILIGPAGLDDGTHNLLGALKTSMGTLGAKNIKEMQQVEVVIAPSLLTEGKVYQKAQQLGMGK
- a CDS encoding YdcF family protein, which codes for MAFVLPLIIWWGYKEVQNQFVQPQAVVVLGGSTRRLEREKFTAEFVRQHPNIPIWITGGSPPKFTQRVFTKAGVDPKRLHLDYEAVDTVTNFTTLVDDLQARGIKSIYLITSDFHMRRACVIGEIILGSRGIYLKPVPVPSEKPPESIEKSIRDGARAILWLATGYTGVDAAKNKR
- a CDS encoding carbon-nitrogen hydrolase family protein, whose product is MKSYLAAAIQLTSVSNLHKNLTQAEELIELAVRQGAELVGLPENFSYMGEEKDKLAQGDAIALESEKFLKKMAQRFQITILGGSFPLPVDNTGKVYNTTLLIDPSGQELARYYKVHLFDVDVPDGNTYRESSTVVAGTQLPPVYFSEKLGNLGLSICYDVRFPELYRHLADKGADVIFIPAAFTAFTGKDHWQVLLQARAIENTAYVIAPAQTGNNYARRLTHGHAVIIDPWGVILADAGEKPGIAIAEIKPTRLEQVRRQMPSLQHRVF